A single Glycine soja cultivar W05 chromosome 14, ASM419377v2, whole genome shotgun sequence DNA region contains:
- the LOC114385513 gene encoding fatty-acid-binding protein 2-like, with protein MNNDFLWLPSLYSDPEVFTYLEPFVFRSSSLSSHFLHSLATNSRSFALEEAFGHVSRFSGALLFWLSRASSSNVARSLRGSPPLRFGSVQVKAGSTTNVRVFGFPFGSKWKSSFSSVRLGKISSLAMRMIWREAKRLSLFPVLSLAVALVPPFQNLSSNVLASPLLNPDVQIFGAMDQVPKEVECQGCSFLPCLELSQAKPAVEPKTGIEFPLVLDNLFTGEKNYNLNSEVLVGTGSRTMTIVKIKSLKVYAFGVYVHPYSLCEKLGPKYASISADELNNHHDFYKDLLREDINMTVRLVANCRGMKINSVKDAFEKSLRARLVKANPSTDFSCLKTFGSYFTENISIPLGTVIEFKRTVDGRLITKISGNQIGSVHSKDLCRAFFDMYIGDVPVCEQTKKEIGMNAANIINKC; from the exons ATGAACAACGATTTCCTTTGGCTTCCATCGCTATACTCGGATCCGGAAGTGTTCACGTATTTAGAACCCTTCGTGTTCCGCAGCTCTTCTCTGAGCTCGCATTTTCTGCATTCGCTGGCGACAAATTCCCGAAGCTTCGCGCTCGAGGAGGCGTTCGGACATGTGTCGCGGTTCTCCGGCGCGTTGCTGTTCTGGCTCTCGCGCGCGTCGAGCTCCAATGTGGCGCGTTCCTTGCGCGGTTCGCCGCCGCTCCGGTTCGGTAGCGTGCAGGTTAAGGCTGGGTCGACGACGAATGTGCGCGTGTTCGGGTTTCCGTTCGGATCGAAGTGGAAATCGTCGTTTTCGAGTGTGAGGTTGGGGAAGATTTCGAGTTTGGCGATGAGGATGATTTGGAGAGAAGCGAAGAGGCTTAGCTTGTTCCCCGTTCTGTCGCTGGCTGTTGCGTTGGTTCCACCGTTTCAAAACTT GTCATCAAATGTACTAGCTAGCCCGTTGCTCAATCCTGATGTGCAAATTTTTGGAGCCATGGACCAAGTGCCTAAGGAAGTTGAATGCCAAGGATGTTCGTTTCTACCGTGTCTTGAGTTGAGCCAGGCAAAACCTGCAGTGGAGCCTAAAACTGGTATTGAATTTCCTTTGGTTCTAGACAATCTATTCACTGGAGAGAAGAATTACAACTTAAACTCTGag GTCCTGGTTGGAACAGGATCCAGAACCATGACAATTGTTAAAATCAAGTCACTGAAGGTCTATGCTTTTGGAGTTT ATGTTCATCCATATTCCCTCTGTGAGAAATTGGGGCCAAAATATGCATCAATTTCTGCTGATGAATTGAATAACCATCATGACTTCTACAAGGATCTTCTCAG GGAGGATATCAATATGACTGTTAGACTTGTTGCAAATTGCAGGGGTATGAAAATTAACAGCGTGAAAGA TGCTTTTGAAAAATCACTTCGAGCTCGATTAGTAAAG GCAAATCCATCCACAGACTTTAGTTGCCTAAAGACATTTGGTTCATACTTCACAGAGAATATCTCAATTCCTTTG GGAACAGTAATTGAGTTCAAACGAACAGTTGATGGACGTCTGATCACTAAAA TTAGTGGGAATCAGATAGGAAGTGTTCACAGCAAAGATTTGTGTC GGGCTTTCTTTGACATGTACATTGGAGATGTCCCTGTGTGTGAACAAACTAAAAAGGAGATTGGCATGAATGCTGCAAATATTATTAACAAGTGCTAA